The genomic stretch ACGCCGCGCCGATCAGGGCGCGCCAGAACCAGTTCTTCTCCAGAAGCTCGCGCAGGAACTCGATCTTGATGAGCAGGAACAGCGATGCGAGCAGCCACGTCATCGCGAACACGATTGCGACGAACAGCCAGCACGCGCACCACAGCACGATGTTGGTCCAGGCATGGTCGTGGACCACTGGATAGGGCGTGCGCACCGTGCCTTCGTCGCGCGCCGCCTGGAACAGCGGCGCCGCGATCGCCACTGCCAGCGCCAGGCTGACCATCCGCCACCCCTCGCCCGCGCTCCAGCCGCCGGGCGACCCGTTCCAATAGAGAACCAGCGCGCCGACCACCGCCATGACGAGCGCAAAGACGATCGACGCCCACCAGAGCCGCCGTTCGAGGGTAAAGCCGGTCAGGACCGCGCCCAGAAGCACGCCGGTCAACAGGCTGGCGTCGCGAGCGGACAGCGTGGCGTAGGCCTTGCCCAGGATAAGATGCGCCAAAAGCCCGGCGCCAAGCCCGATCACGGCCAGCAGCACGGGGCGCAGCGGCCAGGGTTTCGCCGGCTCTTCGATCGGCGCAGGCTCCGTGGTTTCGTACCAGACGCTGTCGGTCATGATGGCTTCCCCCCGCTATCTCCGCCGAAGCATCCGCGCATGACATGCCCGCGTCAACGCGGTTGCGCATCCGGCAATCGTGCGCCACGGGAATGCGATTGCCACTCACGCGGTTTATGCTGCATTGCACAATGGAGAATGGGCTTGGCCCGGAAGTTCCTATATGTCGTCGCAGTCCTGATCGTGCTCGCGCTCGCAGCCAGCTTTGCCTATCGCCTGTACGGCGTACAGCTCATGCGCCAGTTCATGGTGCCCGCGGGCGAGGTGGTAGCGCTGCCCCCCGCAGCAGCGGCGGACTATGCCCGCGCCGAACTGTGGATCGCGCGACCGGACAAGCCCGGCAACCCGGCATTGTGGACGCCCCAAGGCTATAGCCCCGCTGCGGACCCCAAGGCGGCGGTGTTCTTCGTCCACCCCACCTCTTTTCTCGATACCAAGATGTGGAACGCGCCGCTCGACAATGCCGATGCAAACGCCCGCGCCGCGCTGTTCCTGCGCGGGCAGGCGAGCGCGTTCAATTCGGTCGGCGCGATCTGGGCCCCGCGCTATCGTCAGGCGACCTTCGGCGCATTCCTGACCAGCAAGAAGCAGGCGCAACAGGCGCTCGACTTCGCGTATCGCGACGTCCTGGCCGCGTTCGACGCGTTTTTGGTCGAGGCCGGCGACCGCCCGATCCTCCTTGCCGGACACAGCCAGGGGGCGCTGCATCTGTCGCGGCTGCTCGTCGACCGAGTCGCGGGCAAGCCGCTCGCGAAGCGGATCGTCGCGGCCTATGTCGTGGGCTGGCCGGTATCGATCACTGCCGATCTGCCGCGCATGGGCCTGTCCGCGTGCGAGCGCCCCGACCAGACCGGCTGCATCCTGTCGTGGCAGAGCTTTGCCGAGCCCGCCGACACCGCGCTCATCATGGATACGTTCGACGCCACCACCGGCTTTACCGGCGCGTCGCGGGCGGGCACCGCGATGATATGCACCAATCCGCTGACCGGCGCGGCGGGCGGCGCTGCTCCCGCAGAGGCCAATCTCGGCGCGCTGATCCCCGACCGCGATTTCCAGGGCGCGTCGCTGGCCGTGGGTCGCGTGCCCGCGCGCTGCGACGGGCGCGGCTTCCTGATGATCGGCAGCAACCCGCCCGAGCTGGGCCAATATGTCCTGCCGGGCAACAATTATCATGTGTTTGACTACAGCCTGTTCTGGGCGAACATCCGCCAGGATGCCGAGCGGCGCATGGCGGCGTTCGGCAAGTGATAACCTCCGCCGCCGCCGATTTCCGCGCCGCCCTGCCCACCGGCGGGCGGTTGATCGGGCTTGATGTCGGGACCAAGACGATCGGCACCGCGCTGTGCGACGCGGGGTGGAGCTTCGCCAGCCCCGCGCTGCTGATCCGCCGGACCAAGTTCACCAAGGACAAGGCCGCGCTGGCCGAGCTGATCGCCGCGCAGCAGGTGGCGGGCATCGTCGTCGGCCTGCCGCTCAACCTCGACGGCACCGACAGCCCCCGCACCCAATCCACCCGCGCCTTTGCCCGCAACCTCGACGATATGGGCTTCCCGATATTGATGTGGGACGAGCGCTGGTCGACCGTCGCGGTCGAGCGCGTGCTGATCGAGCAGGACATGAGCCGCGCCAAACGCGCCGAGGCGATCGACAAGATGGCCGCCGCGCACATCCTGCAAGCCGCGATCGACGCGCTGGTGAATGCGTGAGGCGAGCCCGCCGCGTTTAATTTTCCATATTGGAAAGTTATCACTTGCCGAATCGGAAAATGACCGGCATTCCTTTCCATACTGGAAAGTGAAAGGGACATACCGATGACATTGAACCCCAACGAAGCCGAGGCGGCGCTCAACGCCGTTCGGGATGCGCGGCGCAAGATGGGCCGTAGCGGCAAGCTGGGCTGGATACACCATCTGCTGTACGGCGCCGTCATGGCCGGAATTATCCTGCAACTGGGCTTTGGCGGCTGGCGGCGCGTGTTCATCGTTGGCGCCACGATCGCTCTGGGCGTGCTGCTGTATCGGTGGCAACGCAACGCCACGGGGCGGTGGAATAATGGCTACCGGGCCGGACGCACGCGCTGGGTCGCGGTAGGACTTCTGGCCGCGCTGGTCGCCATCCTGTTCGTAACCGCGCCCGTCGCCGAACCGGCACGACAGTTTCTGACCGTGTGGCAGGCCGCGCTCCTCGCTTTTGTCGTCGCGACGCTGGGCGGCTGGCTGTGGGACAAGGCGTATCGGGCCGATCTGGAGCGCGCGGCATGAGCGCCCCTGCCCTCGATCCTGTGATCCACGCCCCCGCCCGGCTACAGGCGTGCGCCGTCCTGTCCTCCGCCGACGAAGTCGAGTTCGCGCTGCTGCGCGACACGCTCGAGGTCAGCGACTCGGTGCTGTCCAAGCATGTGAAACAGCTTGAGGAGGCGGGCTATGTGAAGGTCCGCAAGGCCGCGATCGGCGGGCGTCAGCGGACCTGGCTCGCGCTCACCCGCGCGGGGAGCAAGGCGTTCGCCGGCCATGTGAAGGCGCTGCAGCAACTCGCGGCCGCCACGGTGCCGAGCGGCGAATGAGATCGGGCGACGGCGCGGGTTGCGCCGTCGCCGATCGGGGATTAGGCCGCGCTTTTAATGCACGCATCCGATCACAGCCCCGCGGCGCAGCTTCCCGGCCGCGCCGCCTTCCCGCACCGGCATCTCACCGGCATTGCGGGCCTCCAGCCGCACGAGATCATTTTCCTCCTCGACGAGGCGGAGCAATGGGTCGAGGTCAACCGCACCCGCGCCAAGAGCGACAAGAGGCTGGAGGGCATCACCCAGATCAATGCCTTTTTCGAGAACAGCACGCGGACTTTGCTGTCGTTCGAAATCGCGGGCAAGCGGCTGGGCGCCGATGTGGTCAACATGCAGGTCGGCCAGTCGAGCGTGAAGAAGGGCGAGACCCTGCTCGATACCGCCGCGACGCTCAATGCGATGCGATCGGACGTGATCGTGATCCGCCATGGCAGCTCGGGCGCCGTCGCGCTGATCGCCGACAAGGTCGATTGCCCGGTCCTCAACGCCGGCGATGGCTGGCACGAACACCCCACCCAGGCGCTGCTCGACGCGCTCACCATCCGCAGGCGCCGGGGCAGCGTGGCGGGGCAGCGCGTGGTGATCTGCGGCGACATCCTGCATAGCCGCGTCGCCCGCTCGAACATGCTCGCGCTCACCGCGCTGGCCGCCGAAGTGCGCGTCGTCGCCCCCTCCACGCTGATGCCCGCCGCGATCGAGCGGATGTACGTCACGCCGTTCACCGATTTCGATGCCGCGCTGGAGGGGGCAGACGTCGTGATGATGCTGCGCGTCCAGAATGAGCG from Sphingomonas hengshuiensis encodes the following:
- a CDS encoding winged helix-turn-helix domain-containing protein, translating into MSAPALDPVIHAPARLQACAVLSSADEVEFALLRDTLEVSDSVLSKHVKQLEEAGYVKVRKAAIGGRQRTWLALTRAGSKAFAGHVKALQQLAAATVPSGE
- a CDS encoding aspartate carbamoyltransferase catalytic subunit; translation: MHASDHSPAAQLPGRAAFPHRHLTGIAGLQPHEIIFLLDEAEQWVEVNRTRAKSDKRLEGITQINAFFENSTRTLLSFEIAGKRLGADVVNMQVGQSSVKKGETLLDTAATLNAMRSDVIVIRHGSSGAVALIADKVDCPVLNAGDGWHEHPTQALLDALTIRRRRGSVAGQRVVICGDILHSRVARSNMLALTALAAEVRVVAPSTLMPAAIERMYVTPFTDFDAALEGADVVMMLRVQNERMSGGYIPSTREFHMRYGLTPERLSRAAPDALVMHPGPMNRGVEIDSSVADDPERSAITEQVEMGVAVRMACLDVLTRASRGVEGWA
- a CDS encoding DUF3089 domain-containing protein, which codes for MARKFLYVVAVLIVLALAASFAYRLYGVQLMRQFMVPAGEVVALPPAAAADYARAELWIARPDKPGNPALWTPQGYSPAADPKAAVFFVHPTSFLDTKMWNAPLDNADANARAALFLRGQASAFNSVGAIWAPRYRQATFGAFLTSKKQAQQALDFAYRDVLAAFDAFLVEAGDRPILLAGHSQGALHLSRLLVDRVAGKPLAKRIVAAYVVGWPVSITADLPRMGLSACERPDQTGCILSWQSFAEPADTALIMDTFDATTGFTGASRAGTAMICTNPLTGAAGGAAPAEANLGALIPDRDFQGASLAVGRVPARCDGRGFLMIGSNPPELGQYVLPGNNYHVFDYSLFWANIRQDAERRMAAFGK
- the ruvX gene encoding Holliday junction resolvase RuvX, translating into MITSAAADFRAALPTGGRLIGLDVGTKTIGTALCDAGWSFASPALLIRRTKFTKDKAALAELIAAQQVAGIVVGLPLNLDGTDSPRTQSTRAFARNLDDMGFPILMWDERWSTVAVERVLIEQDMSRAKRAEAIDKMAAAHILQAAIDALVNA